In the genome of Rhodoferax sp. BAB1, one region contains:
- a CDS encoding aerobic carbon-monoxide dehydrogenase large subunit: MNAPITDREKALMGMGESRLRKEDARFIQGKGNYVDDIKLPGMVHMDIVRSPLAHARIKKINKEAALKVPGVIAVLTAEDLKPLKLHWMPTLAGDVAAVLADGKVHFQMQEVAVVIAEDRYAAADGVEAVEVEYEELPVVVDPFEALKPGAPVIREDLAGKTEGAHGKRNHHNHIFSWDAGDKEATDAAFASAPVTVTQDMYYPRVHPCPLETCGSVASFDPVRGELTTYITSQAPHVVRTVVSLLSGIPESKVRIISPDIGGGFGNKVGVYPGYVCSIVASIVLGRPVKWVEDRIENLSSTAFARDYHMTGELAATADGKILALRTNVVADHGAFDACADPTKFPAGLFHICSGSYDIKAAYCKVDGVYTNKAPGGVAYRCSFRVTEAVYLIERMVDVLAQKLNMDKAEIRAKNFIKKEQFPYTSAFGFEYDSGDYQTAMDKVLKAVDYKGLRAEQAKKRADPNCPTLMGIGLVTFTEIVGAGPSKICDILGIGMFDSCEIRVHPTGSAIARMGTISQGQGHQTTYAQIIATELGLPSEVIQVEEGDTSTAPYGLGTYGSRSTPVAGAAIALAARKIHAKAKKIAAHLLEVSEADLEWEIDRFKVKGNDGKFKTMKDIAWAAYNQAPPGLEPGLEAVHYYDPPNFTFPFGIYLCVVDIDKGTGETKIRRFYALDDCGTRINPMIIDGQIHGGLTEGYAVAMGQLLSFDKQGNIQGNSLMDYFLPTAVETPKWETDYTVTPSPHHPIGAKGVAESPHVGSIPTFTSAMVDAFAHLGVTHFNMPHTAYRVWQELKKNGVVTN, translated from the coding sequence ATGAACGCACCGATCACTGATCGCGAAAAAGCCCTGATGGGCATGGGCGAGTCCCGCCTTCGCAAGGAAGATGCCCGATTCATCCAGGGCAAGGGCAATTATGTCGACGACATCAAGCTCCCGGGCATGGTGCACATGGACATCGTGCGCTCGCCGCTGGCCCACGCCCGCATCAAGAAGATCAACAAGGAAGCCGCGCTGAAGGTGCCCGGCGTCATCGCCGTGCTGACCGCCGAGGATCTCAAGCCGCTCAAGCTGCACTGGATGCCCACACTGGCCGGTGACGTGGCGGCCGTGCTGGCCGATGGGAAGGTGCATTTCCAGATGCAGGAAGTGGCCGTGGTGATCGCCGAGGACCGCTATGCCGCCGCCGACGGCGTGGAAGCGGTGGAAGTCGAGTACGAGGAGCTGCCCGTGGTGGTGGACCCTTTCGAGGCGCTCAAGCCCGGCGCCCCCGTGATACGGGAAGACCTGGCCGGCAAGACCGAAGGCGCACACGGCAAGCGCAACCACCACAACCACATCTTCAGCTGGGACGCCGGTGACAAGGAAGCCACCGACGCGGCCTTCGCCAGCGCCCCGGTGACGGTGACGCAGGACATGTACTACCCGCGCGTGCACCCCTGCCCGCTGGAGACCTGCGGCTCGGTCGCCTCGTTCGATCCGGTGCGCGGCGAGCTCACCACCTACATCACCAGCCAGGCGCCGCACGTGGTGCGCACGGTGGTGTCCCTGCTCTCGGGCATCCCCGAGTCCAAGGTGCGCATCATCTCGCCCGACATCGGTGGCGGCTTCGGCAACAAGGTCGGCGTCTACCCGGGCTATGTCTGCTCCATCGTCGCCTCCATCGTGCTGGGCCGTCCGGTCAAGTGGGTCGAGGACCGCATCGAGAACTTGTCGTCCACCGCGTTCGCCCGCGACTACCACATGACGGGTGAACTGGCGGCCACGGCCGACGGCAAGATCCTGGCGCTGCGCACCAACGTCGTTGCCGACCACGGCGCCTTCGACGCCTGCGCCGACCCGACCAAGTTCCCCGCCGGCCTGTTCCACATCTGTTCGGGCTCCTACGACATCAAGGCGGCCTATTGCAAGGTCGACGGCGTCTACACCAACAAGGCGCCCGGTGGCGTGGCCTACCGCTGCTCCTTCCGCGTGACCGAGGCCGTGTACCTGATCGAACGCATGGTCGACGTGCTGGCGCAGAAGCTGAACATGGACAAGGCCGAGATCCGCGCCAAGAACTTCATCAAGAAGGAACAGTTCCCCTACACCAGCGCCTTCGGTTTTGAATACGACTCGGGCGACTACCAGACCGCGATGGACAAGGTGCTCAAGGCCGTGGACTACAAGGGTCTGCGCGCCGAACAGGCGAAGAAGCGTGCCGACCCGAACTGTCCGACACTCATGGGCATCGGCCTGGTGACCTTTACCGAGATCGTCGGCGCTGGCCCCAGCAAGATCTGCGACATCCTGGGTATCGGCATGTTCGATTCCTGCGAGATCCGCGTGCACCCCACCGGCAGCGCAATTGCGCGCATGGGCACCATCTCGCAGGGCCAGGGGCACCAGACCACCTACGCACAGATCATCGCGACCGAATTGGGCCTGCCTTCCGAGGTGATCCAGGTCGAGGAGGGTGATACCAGCACCGCGCCCTACGGCCTGGGCACCTACGGCTCGCGTTCCACGCCGGTGGCCGGTGCGGCCATCGCGCTGGCGGCGCGCAAGATTCACGCCAAGGCCAAGAAGATCGCCGCCCATCTGCTGGAGGTCAGCGAGGCCGACCTTGAGTGGGAGATCGACCGCTTCAAGGTCAAGGGCAACGACGGCAAGTTCAAGACCATGAAGGACATCGCCTGGGCTGCCTACAACCAGGCGCCACCCGGGCTGGAGCCCGGCCTGGAAGCGGTGCATTACTACGACCCGCCGAACTTCACCTTCCCCTTCGGTATCTACCTGTGTGTGGTCGACATCGACAAGGGCACGGGTGAGACCAAGATCCGTCGCTTCTACGCGCTTGACGATTGCGGCACGCGTATCAACCCGATGATCATCGACGGCCAGATCCACGGCGGTCTGACCGAAGGCTATGCGGTGGCCATGGGGCAGCTCCTGTCTTTCGACAAGCAGGGCAACATCCAGGGCAACTCGCTGATGGACTATTTCCTGCCGACCGCGGTCGAGACGCCGAAGTGGGAGACGGACTACACGGTGACGCCTTCGCCGCATCACCCGATTGGCGCCAAGGGTGTGGCCGAGTCGCCGCACGTGGGCAGCATCCCGACTTTCACCAGCGCCATGGTCGACGCCTTTGCCCACCTGGGTGTGACCCACTTCAACATGCCGCACACGGCTTACCGCGTGTGGCAGGAGTTGAAGAAGAACGGGGTCGTCACCAACTGA
- a CDS encoding MoxR family ATPase — protein sequence MSLTDALATPQGLRERLFQAGYIADEDLASLVWMGLSLERPLLLEGEAGVGKTAIAAACARALGRPLLRLQCYEGLDLNQAVYEWNYSRQLLEIRLAEAGQGDKSALRDNLFSEAFLLERPLLQAIRSPEPCVLLIDEIDRADEAFEAFLLEMLSEYQVTVPEIGTLKAITKPLVILTSNGTRDLSDALRRRCLFHYVDFPSLAREIQIVRTLVPEAAQRLVEEAVAFVQRLRKEDLDKTPGVAETLDWVRVLFKMGMNELPVEPQLLLPTLAALLKTRNDSWQITAERVGKLIDGPRIAQDVGVAGVK from the coding sequence ATGTCGCTGACTGACGCGCTCGCCACGCCGCAGGGTTTGCGCGAACGCCTGTTCCAGGCCGGCTACATCGCCGACGAAGACTTGGCCAGCCTGGTCTGGATGGGCTTGTCGCTGGAGCGTCCGCTGCTGCTCGAAGGCGAGGCCGGCGTCGGCAAGACCGCCATCGCGGCAGCCTGTGCCCGTGCGCTGGGACGTCCCCTGTTGCGCCTGCAGTGCTACGAGGGGCTGGATCTGAACCAGGCCGTCTACGAGTGGAACTACAGCCGCCAGCTGCTGGAGATCCGTCTGGCCGAGGCCGGACAGGGTGACAAGTCGGCACTGCGCGACAACCTGTTTTCCGAAGCCTTTCTGCTGGAGCGTCCGCTGCTGCAGGCCATTCGCTCGCCCGAACCCTGCGTGCTGCTGATCGACGAGATCGACCGTGCCGACGAGGCTTTCGAGGCCTTCCTGCTGGAGATGCTGTCCGAGTACCAGGTCACGGTGCCGGAGATAGGCACGCTCAAGGCGATTACCAAGCCACTGGTCATCCTCACCAGCAACGGCACGCGCGACCTGTCCGACGCCTTGCGCCGGCGCTGCCTGTTTCATTACGTCGACTTTCCCTCGCTGGCGCGCGAGATCCAGATCGTGCGTACCCTCGTGCCCGAAGCCGCGCAGCGCCTGGTAGAGGAGGCGGTGGCTTTCGTGCAGCGCCTGCGCAAGGAAGACCTGGACAAGACGCCCGGTGTGGCCGAAACACTGGACTGGGTGCGGGTACTGTTCAAGATGGGCATGAACGAGCTGCCGGTGGAGCCGCAACTGCTGCTGCCGACGCTTGCGGCGCTGCTCAAGACACGCAACGACAGCTGGCAGATCACGGCCGAACGTGTCGGCAAACTCATCGACGGCCCGCGCATCGCACAGGACGTGGGTGTCGCGGGAGTGAAATGA
- a CDS encoding (2Fe-2S)-binding protein, with product MSKHIVSMNLNGRKVEEAVEPRTLLIHFLREKMNLTGAHIGCDTSHCGSCTVDIDGQSVKSCTHLAVQCEGSEVKTVEGLANAGVLHAVQDAFYKEHGLQCGFCTPGMLMRAYRFLQDNPNPTEEQVRIGMAGNLCRCTGYQNIVKAVLLAAKTLQQPQKVAA from the coding sequence ATGAGCAAGCACATCGTTTCCATGAACCTCAACGGCCGCAAGGTCGAGGAGGCCGTCGAGCCGCGCACCCTGCTGATCCACTTTCTGCGCGAGAAGATGAACCTGACCGGCGCGCACATCGGCTGCGATACCAGCCACTGCGGCAGCTGCACGGTCGATATCGACGGCCAGTCGGTCAAGAGTTGCACGCATCTGGCGGTGCAGTGCGAGGGCAGCGAGGTCAAGACGGTCGAGGGCCTGGCCAATGCCGGCGTGCTGCATGCCGTGCAGGATGCCTTCTACAAGGAGCATGGCCTGCAGTGCGGCTTCTGCACCCCGGGCATGCTGATGCGCGCCTACCGTTTCCTGCAGGACAACCCCAACCCCACTGAAGAGCAGGTGCGTATCGGTATGGCCGGCAACCTGTGCCGCTGCACCGGTTACCAGAACATCGTCAAGGCCGTGCTGCTCGCCGCCAAAACCCTACAACAACCCCAAAAAGTGGCCGCCTGA
- a CDS encoding CoxG family protein → MQVTLDKQYPVAAGIDAAWAILSNLNELATCMPGASITEQVDASNYKGAVRVKVGPAVAAFAGTIEVLELDAASHTLKMMGKGADKSGSSASMELTASLLPAEGGHCTLRGHSEVIVNGKFAQFGGRMMTSVSDMILAQFAEVFSQKAQAVQSAAAPGAEAGVGPAVVAAPVVAKEFNALGFMWAMIKSWFAGLFGRKS, encoded by the coding sequence ATGCAAGTCACGCTCGATAAACAGTACCCCGTGGCCGCCGGCATCGATGCCGCCTGGGCCATTCTCTCCAATCTCAACGAGCTGGCTACCTGCATGCCCGGTGCGTCAATCACCGAACAGGTGGACGCCAGCAATTACAAGGGTGCCGTGCGCGTGAAGGTCGGCCCCGCGGTGGCCGCCTTTGCCGGCACCATCGAGGTGCTGGAGCTCGATGCGGCCAGCCACACGCTCAAGATGATGGGCAAGGGTGCCGACAAGAGCGGCTCTTCGGCCTCCATGGAACTCACGGCCAGCTTGCTGCCGGCAGAGGGCGGCCACTGCACGCTGCGGGGACACTCCGAAGTCATCGTCAACGGCAAGTTCGCCCAGTTCGGGGGCCGCATGATGACTTCCGTCTCTGACATGATCCTGGCCCAGTTTGCCGAGGTGTTCTCGCAAAAGGCGCAGGCCGTGCAAAGCGCTGCTGCGCCCGGCGCCGAAGCGGGTGTCGGGCCGGCGGTCGTTGCAGCCCCGGTGGTCGCCAAGGAATTCAATGCGCTCGGGTTCATGTGGGCCATGATCAAGAGCTGGTTTGCCGGCCTGTTTGGCCGCAAATCCTGA